The following proteins are co-located in the Rhea pennata isolate bPtePen1 chromosome 2, bPtePen1.pri, whole genome shotgun sequence genome:
- the CBLN2 gene encoding cerebellin-2 has product MGRRRRGALPEPAGGCCCCLAAALPLLLLLLPAGCPVRAQNDTEPIVLEGKCLVVCDSSPSADGAITSSLGISVRSGSAKVAFSATRSTNHEPSEMSNRTMTIYFDQVLVNIGNHFDLASSIFVAPRKGIYSFSFHVVKVYNRQTIQVSLMQNGYPVISAFAGDQDVTREAASNGVLLHMEREDKVHLKLERGNLMGGWKYSTFSGFLVFPL; this is encoded by the exons atggggcggcggcggcggggggcgctgCCCGAGCCGGcgggcggctgctgctgctgcctggcggcggcgctgccgctgctgctgctgctgctgcccgccgggTGCCCGGTGCGGGCGCAGAACGACACGGAGCCCATCGTGCTGGAGGGCAAGTGCCTGGTGGTGTGCGACTCCAGCCCCTCGGCCGACGGCGCCATCACCTCCTCCCTGGGCATCTCGGTGCGCTCGGGCAGCGCCAAGGTGGCCTTCTCGGCCACCCGCAGCACCAACCACGAGCCCTCCGAGATGAGCAACCGCACCATGACCATCTACTTCGACCAG GTATTAGTTAATATTGGCAACCATTTTGATCTTGCTTCCAGTATATTTGTAGCACCAAGAAAAGGGATATATAGTTTCAGTTTCCACGTGGTCAAGGTCTATAACAGACAAACCATCCAG GTAAGTTTAATGCAAAACGGCTACCCAGTGATTTCAGCTTTTGCAGGGGATCAGGATGTCACCAGAGAAGCAGCCAGCAACGGGGTCTTGCTTCACatggaaagagaagacaaagtGCATCTCAAACTGGAAAGGGGTAACCTCATGGGAGGGTGGAAATATTCAACCTTTTCTGGCTTCTTAGTCTTTCCACTATAA